The genomic window ACCAATTACCCCTCCCTTGAAGATCAAACTATCCTAGTCAAAATCAGAATATGAAGATAATTAAAGAATCGTAACCAAGTCTATATATAGGGGTGTTTATGCAGTGGAATGGCAGCAAGAAGAGCCTTGGATTGTGGATTCCTCCCAAAATCCAAGGATGTCTCTCTCACATGCTCTGAGTTTGAATTCGTTTGGTCCATTTGTtctcatctttctctttttctcttccatCTCGTTTTCCTTCCACCCTGCATCCTGTACCACAACCACCTTGCAAAACCACACTGACCGGCAGGCCCTTCTATCCTTCAAGTCACTGCTGTCCGATCCCTTGGGAAACTTGGCCTCCTGGAATAATGAATCCCTCCAATTCTGTAATTGGCGAGGTATCACTTGTGGTGGCCGGCGGCACCTGCTACGTGTCACCGCCTTAGATCTTGACTCCCAGGGACTTGCTGGTTCAATATCACCCTCCATAGCCTACCTCACCTTCCTTAGACGAATCAACCTCGCAAACAACCAACTCCATGGACAAATCCCGCAAGAGCTCAGCCTTCTTCCTCGGCTTGAACATCTGAACCTTAGCATTAATTCTCTTGAAGGAGAGATTCCGTCCAATCTCAGTCATTGCCCCAACCTCAAGAACCTCAGCCTAAGCAACAACATGCTTGAAGGAGAGATACCCAAGGAATTCGGCTTCCATCACAAGCTCCAAATACTGAGTGCCGGTGGCAACCATCTTACAGGTTGCATCCCGCCTCTGCTGGGGAGCAGCCTCTCACTCGCTGTAGTTTATCTGGAAAACAATGATCTTACAGGAGGCATCCCACCTTTTCTTGCAAATAGCTCATCCCTTGAATTTGTCGATCTTTCACAGAACAGTCTCACAGGAGAAATCCCGCATTCTTTTTTTAATAGTTCGACCCTCAAAGCCATCAATCTTTTTAAAAACGAACTGACAGGTGGGATACCATCCTTCCCAGTGATCCGCGCTTCTccactcttctttctttctttgtcaAGAAATTCACTTTCAGGAAGCATCCCGCCATCGATAGGAAACCTGTCCAACCTCCTTGATCTTTACCTTTCCGAAAATCACTTGGAGGGAAGTATTCCACAAAGCCTAGGCAAGATTTCACGCCTGGAAGTGCTTGACCTATCCGTAAACAACTTGTACGGTAGAATGCCACCAACTCTTAACAATCTCTCATCACTAGGTTATTTGGGCGTGGGCGCCAACCGGCTCTTCGGGACCCTGCCACCAGACATCGGCATCACCCTTCCAAACCTTCATTCTTTGGTAATGCAATCCAACCTATTTCAAGGGCATATCCCATCTTCACTGTACAATGCTTCCAATATTCAAATGCTTGATCTATCGAAGAACTTGTTCAAAGGCTTACTGTCTTCCAGTGTAGGATCCCTGAAAAATCTAGTTGAGCTAAATCTTGGGGAGAATCAGCTCCAAGGCAATGTTTGGAGCGTGTTCTCCTCCTTGACCAATTGTAGCCTTTTAGATGGATTATATCTATACGATAATAAGCTTGAAGGCACCCTCCCGGCGTCGGTAGGCAATCTCTCCACACGGCTTCAGAAGCTAGTGGTAGAAGGAAACCAAATATCCGGGACCATCCCAGTTGAAATTGGAGAACTTGTCAACCTTACGGTTCTGTTTGCGGATGAAAATCTTTTTGCAGGAAGTATCCCTCCTACCATTGGAAAGCTTCGGAAGTTAGTTCTCCTAGGCATGTCTGCAAACAAATTTTCAGGTCCCATCCCATCTTCTATAGGAAATCTCACCCAATTAAATGAGCTTTACATGGAAGAGAATAAATTGAGCAACAATATCCCTGCAAGCTTCGGAAATTGTATAAATCTGAATATAGTAAACCTTTCTAATAATGCACTTGTTGGACCCATACCAAAGAAACTTGTTGCTCTCTCCTCACTGACACGGGCCCTGGATCTTTCACATAATAATCTCACTGGGTCCATTCCCAGGGAAGTGGGTAGCTCGATCAACCTCGACTGCTTAAATGTCTCCAATAACTGGTTGTCGGGTGAAATTCCTGGCACTCTCGGTACTTGTCAACATTTGGAATACCTTCGAATGGAAGGCAACTTCTTTCAAGGAAACATTCCACAATCTTTCATTAACTTAAGAGGACTCAGTGAACTTGATCTTTCTCGAAACAACTTATCCGGGCAAATTCCAGAATTCTTTGGGTCATTTAGTTCTTTGCGGTATCTAAACCTGTCATTCAACGACCTTGAAGGGGAAGTGCCTAAAGATGGTGTCTTTGGCAATTCAAATGAAATTTTCATCCTTGGGAACAAGGGGCTTTGTGGAGGTGATCCAAAGTTGCAACTACCACCATGCTCTACCCAAGCCTCCAAAAGAAATCTATTCAGGATAATAATCACGACTGCAAGTGTTGCATCGATCTTATTCTTGTGTTTTCTGTTAATTCTTTTGCAATTGCGAAAGAGACGGGAAAAATCTCCATCTGTGTCCTCCCTGGAAGACAAGTATAGCGTGATATCTTACACTGATATTCTCAAAGCCACTGATGGATTCTCTTCAGCCAATTTGGTTGGTACTGGAAGTTCTGGTTCTGTATATAAGGGAAAATTGGATTGTGAAGAAAAGTTCGTTGCTGTGAAGGTATTTAACATTCAACAAGTTGGAGCTCTGAAGAGTTTTAAAGCCGAATGTGAGATCATAAAAAATGTTCGTCACAATAATCTTGTTAGAATCATCACTTCATGCTCAAGTATAGATTCTACTGGTAATGATTTCAAAGCTCTAATCTTCGAGTATATGCCTAATGGGAGCTTGGATGAGTGGTTGCATCCTAAAGCTCAAGAGTGTCATCAGACAAGAACATTAGACCTGACTCAGAGGTTGAACATTGCTCTTGATGTGGCTTCTGCTCTCTGTTATCTGCATCACAACATAAAAGTGCCAGCCATTCACTGTGATCTAAAGCCAAGCAACGTTCTTCTTGACGATGACATGACCGCCCATGTGCCTGATTTTGGGCTTTCGAGGTTCCTCCCTACTTCGGGCTCCATAGCATCCAAAAGTTCGACAAGCTTAATGGGGATAAAAGGAACGATTGGATATGTTGCACCAGGTAAgatttgcatatatatatatatatatatatatatatatatatacacatactctTCTTATTATTTTCATGTCCGTAATTTCCTTTTTAAGGGATATCTTCAGTACATAATTTAGAAATAGATGCTATGGACCTCCATAGCAACCTAAATTCTTCTCATATAGCTCTATCCATTAAGTCAAaggaagatagatattttttggaCATTGATTTCTTTTTGAATGCAAACCTCCACACTAATGTACTGAAAATAAACAATAAATGACCGAAGAGAACATGTATATAACAACCATAGATCTCCCCTATAAAGGCTAGTCTGAAGATATTTTTTGGATTCTTTGGCATGTATAAATGCCCAAAATCTCCATAGCTCAAAATCAATGTAGGACTAAATATACTTCTGCATGGATCCTCTTAAATTATCCCCATCTAAGTTTAGATATCTTTACTAGGTTAAGGGTCTAATCAGCTCCTAATAAGGTTGATCCATGCTCTAGTGTCCACTAGGTTAAATGGATTATGGGCCAATCTACTTTGACACTATTTCTAACTACTTGGAACATCACCTAAAAAAGCTAGTTGGGTTTTTTGGTTCTAGGTCATTACAGAACCCAATTTTTTCATAGCATTGATCAAATTTATCTCCAACAATTATCATCATCGATTACATTAGGGCACACTCAACAATTGTCAAGAGATGATGTTAAGAATATAAACTTGATACTTTGATGATCCATGGCTCTTGAATGTTTCCGTGTAGAAATATTTTTCATTCCATACATTAAACATCCCATATTGGATCTACTTCTCTCCCTTTTTAGCAAAAATTCATGGATCTAATTGTGGATCCAACTATTTTTTGGAATCAATATTTGTTATATCTACAACATAGTAGCTATCTTTTGCTTAGTTTTCTTCCGAGGAAATCCAAAAATCTATTTCATACCCCTTTTAGTCTTCCAACATGGTATGATTTTCTGTGATAGGATCTCCGATACGGTTCTTTTgatgttatttttttattaaaacaaCAAAATATGAACATCTATCTCAATCCATACTAAATTAGTGTATTTATGAAATACAGTTTATTGCGTTGGAAGCATCATAATCATATTTAAGCTAAGGGTGCATTTTGTTTAATAATAAGAAATAGAGCAGGAATAGTTGTGCCACATGTTATTTTAGTTTCCTTTAGAAATAATTTCGAAAATAATTCCAACGGTTGGTAGCTGGTTGGCACCCATCTCTCTAACGAAGAGGTATTAAGTTCCAACCTACGTGGTGGTGAAATCCACCatattcttaaaataaaaaaaatttctagaatTACTTTTGATTGGGGTtaggggggg from Elaeis guineensis isolate ETL-2024a chromosome 9, EG11, whole genome shotgun sequence includes these protein-coding regions:
- the LOC105051624 gene encoding uncharacterized protein is translated as MSLSHALSLNSFGPFVLIFLFFSSISFSFHPASCTTTTLQNHTDRQALLSFKSLLSDPLGNLASWNNESLQFCNWRGITCGGRRHLLRVTALDLDSQGLAGSISPSIAYLTFLRRINLANNQLHGQIPQELSLLPRLEHLNLSINSLEGEIPSNLSHCPNLKNLSLSNNMLEGEIPKEFGFHHKLQILSAGGNHLTGCIPPLLGSSLSLAVVYLENNDLTGGIPPFLANSSSLEFVDLSQNSLTGEIPHSFFNSSTLKAINLFKNELTGGIPSFPVIRASPLFFLSLSRNSLSGSIPPSIGNLSNLLDLYLSENHLEGSIPQSLGKISRLEVLDLSVNNLYGRMPPTLNNLSSLGYLGVGANRLFGTLPPDIGITLPNLHSLVMQSNLFQGHIPSSLYNASNIQMLDLSKNLFKGLLSSSVGSLKNLVELNLGENQLQGNVWSVFSSLTNCSLLDGLYLYDNKLEGTLPASVGNLSTRLQKLVVEGNQISGTIPVEIGELVNLTVLFADENLFAGSIPPTIGKLRKLVLLGMSANKFSGPIPSSIGNLTQLNELYMEENKLSNNIPASFGNCINLNIVNLSNNALVGPIPKKLVALSSLTRALDLSHNNLTGSIPREVGSSINLDCLNVSNNWLSGEIPGTLGTCQHLEYLRMEGNFFQGNIPQSFINLRGLSELDLSRNNLSGQIPEFFGSFSSLRYLNLSFNDLEGEVPKDGVFGNSNEIFILGNKGLCGGDPKLQLPPCSTQASKRNLFRIIITTASVASILFLCFLLILLQLRKRREKSPSVSSLEDKYSVISYTDILKATDGFSSANLVGTGSSGSVYKGKLDCEEKFVAVKVFNIQQVGALKSFKAECEIIKNVRHNNLVRIITSCSSIDSTGNDFKALIFEYMPNGSLDEWLHPKAQECHQTRTLDLTQRLNIALDVASALCYLHHNIKVPAIHCDLKPSNVLLDDDMTAHVPDFGLSRFLPTSGSIASKSSTSLMGIKGTIGYVAPEYAMGSQISTQGDVYSYGILLLEMLTGMKPTKSMFKDGLNLHKFVNMAFPERVMVILDPQILQNYHSEEFNSNIRNENFGRLQLRRCIISLTRIGLLCSKESPKERPKMQHVANEVRAVKEMFSKAEINEEGANLPE